In Conger conger chromosome 12, fConCon1.1, whole genome shotgun sequence, one DNA window encodes the following:
- the LOC133141745 gene encoding creatine kinase S-type, mitochondrial-like isoform X2 has product MASSFSRIMSGRSRAVLLASLGAGTLAAGYAMTDSAAADEKRKIYPPSSDFPDLRKHNNCMASALTPAIYAKLRDKLTPNNWSLDQCIQTGVDNPGHPFIKTVGMVAGDEESYEVFADIFNPVIADRHNGYDPRVMKHPTDLDSSKVTSGMFDENYVLSSRVRTGRSIRGLSLPPACSRAERREVERVAVQALSGLKDDLAGRYYSLGEMTEEEQQLLIDEHFLFDKPVSPLLTAAGMARDWPDARGIWHNNEKTFLIWINEEDHTRVISMEKGGNMKRVFDRFCRGLKEVERLIQERGWEFMWNENLGYILTCPSNLGTGLRAGVHVRLPKLSKDPRFSKILDNLRLQKRGTGGVDTAATGDTFDISNNDRLGKSEVELVQLLIDGVNHLIECEKKLEKGQDIKIPDPIPQFKK; this is encoded by the exons ATGGCAAGCTCCTTCAGCCGAATCATGTCGGGCCGCAGCAGGGCGGTGCTGCTGGCCAGCCTGGGGGCCGGGACCCTGGCCGCCGGCTACGCCATGACCGACAGCGCAGCTGCTGATGAGAAGAGGAAGATCTACCCCCCCAG CTCTGACTTCCCTGATCTGCGCAAGCACAACAACTGCATGGCGTCTGCTTTGACCCCAGCAATTTATGCCAAACTGCGTGACAAGCTCACTCCCAACAACTGGAGCCTGGACCAGTGCATTCAGACTGGGGTGGACAACCCTGGGCACCCCTTCATCAAGACCGTGGGCATGGTCGCTGGAGATGAGGAGAGCTATGAG GTGTTTGCTGACATCTTCAACCCAGTCATCGCAGACAGACACAACGGCTATGACCCCCGGGTCATGAAGCACCCCACTGACCTGGACAGCTCTAAG GTAACCTCAGGGATGTTCGATGAGAACTACGTGCTGTCGTCCCGCGTGCGCACGGGCCGCAGCATCCGAGGCCTGAGCCTGCCGCCGGCCTGCAGCCGCGCGGAGCGCCGCGAGGTGGAGCGCGTGGCCGTGCAGGCCCTGTCCGGCCTCAAGGACGACCTCGCCGGCCGCTACTACAGCCTGGGGGAGATGACCgaggaggagcagcagctgcTCATCGAC GAGCACTTCCTCTTTGATAAGCCCGTCTCTCCTCTGCTCACTGCAGCAGGGATGGCCAGAGACTGGCCTGATGCCCGGGGCATTTG GCACAACAATGAGAAGACTTTCTTGATATGGATCAATGAGGAGGATCACACTCGGGTCATCTCCATGGAGAAAGGGGGCAATATGAAAAGGGTGTTTGACAGGTTCTGCCGGGGCCTCAAAGAG GTGGAGAGACTGATACAGGAGCGGGGCTGGGAGTTCATGTGGAATGAGAATCTGGGCTACATCCTGACCTGCCCCTCTAACCTGGGCACCGGCCTACGGGCAGGGGTTCATGTGCGCCTGCCCAAACTCAGCAAG GACCCGCGTTTCTCCAAGATCCTGGATAACCTGCGCCTGCAGAAGAGAGGCACCGGGGGTGTGGACACGGCAGCCACAGGCGACACCTTCGACATCTCAAACAACGACCGTCTGGGCAAATCCGAG GTGGAGCTGGTCCAGCTGTTGATCGATGGAGTCAACCATCTGATTGAGTGTGAGAAGAAGCTGGAGAAAGGCCAGGATATCAAGATCCCTGACCCCATCCCCCAGTTTAAGAAGTGA
- the LOC133141745 gene encoding creatine kinase S-type, mitochondrial-like isoform X1, with protein MASSFSRIMSGRSRAVLLASLGAGTLAAGYAMTDSAAADEKRKIYPPSSDFPDLRKHNNCMASALTPAIYAKLRDKLTPNNWSLDQCIQTGVDNPGHPFIKTVGMVAGDEESYEVFADIFNPVIADRHNGYDPRVMKHPTDLDSSKVTSGMFDENYVLSSRVRTGRSIRGLSLPPACSRAERREVERVAVQALSGLKDDLAGRYYSLGEMTEEEQQLLIDDHFLFDKPVSPLLTCAGMGRDWPDARGIWHNNEKTFLIWINEEDHTRVISMEKGGNMKRVFDRFCRGLKEVERLIQERGWEFMWNENLGYILTCPSNLGTGLRAGVHVRLPKLSKDPRFSKILDNLRLQKRGTGGVDTAATGDTFDISNNDRLGKSEVELVQLLIDGVNHLIECEKKLEKGQDIKIPDPIPQFKK; from the exons ATGGCAAGCTCCTTCAGCCGAATCATGTCGGGCCGCAGCAGGGCGGTGCTGCTGGCCAGCCTGGGGGCCGGGACCCTGGCCGCCGGCTACGCCATGACCGACAGCGCAGCTGCTGATGAGAAGAGGAAGATCTACCCCCCCAG CTCTGACTTCCCTGATCTGCGCAAGCACAACAACTGCATGGCGTCTGCTTTGACCCCAGCAATTTATGCCAAACTGCGTGACAAGCTCACTCCCAACAACTGGAGCCTGGACCAGTGCATTCAGACTGGGGTGGACAACCCTGGGCACCCCTTCATCAAGACCGTGGGCATGGTCGCTGGAGATGAGGAGAGCTATGAG GTGTTTGCTGACATCTTCAACCCAGTCATCGCAGACAGACACAACGGCTATGACCCCCGGGTCATGAAGCACCCCACTGACCTGGACAGCTCTAAG GTAACCTCAGGGATGTTCGATGAGAACTACGTGCTGTCGTCCCGCGTGCGCACGGGCCGCAGCATCCGAGGCCTGAGCCTGCCGCCGGCCTGCAGCCGCGCGGAGCGCCGCGAGGTGGAGCGCGTGGCCGTGCAGGCCCTGTCCGGCCTCAAGGACGACCTCGCCGGCCGCTACTACAGCCTGGGGGAGATGACCgaggaggagcagcagctgcTCATCGAC GACCATTTCCTGTTTGACAAGCCCGTGTCCCCCTTGTTGACATGCGCAGGGATGGGCCGTGATTGGCCGGATGCCAGGGGAATCTG GCACAACAATGAGAAGACTTTCTTGATATGGATCAATGAGGAGGATCACACTCGGGTCATCTCCATGGAGAAAGGGGGCAATATGAAAAGGGTGTTTGACAGGTTCTGCCGGGGCCTCAAAGAG GTGGAGAGACTGATACAGGAGCGGGGCTGGGAGTTCATGTGGAATGAGAATCTGGGCTACATCCTGACCTGCCCCTCTAACCTGGGCACCGGCCTACGGGCAGGGGTTCATGTGCGCCTGCCCAAACTCAGCAAG GACCCGCGTTTCTCCAAGATCCTGGATAACCTGCGCCTGCAGAAGAGAGGCACCGGGGGTGTGGACACGGCAGCCACAGGCGACACCTTCGACATCTCAAACAACGACCGTCTGGGCAAATCCGAG GTGGAGCTGGTCCAGCTGTTGATCGATGGAGTCAACCATCTGATTGAGTGTGAGAAGAAGCTGGAGAAAGGCCAGGATATCAAGATCCCTGACCCCATCCCCCAGTTTAAGAAGTGA